A window of Microcystis aeruginosa FD4 contains these coding sequences:
- a CDS encoding DUF445 domain-containing protein, with the protein MNLPTLWTWLLPPIAGAIIGYFTNDVAIKMLFRPYKAIYIGKRPLPFTPGLIPRNQDRLAVRVSDTIMGSLLTPEELQKLAKRLLDTERVQGAILWLLQLALKQIKGDRQAKTAQILAAILHDLFGESLARLLKVLARRQDFLEKQINQIFDRLVLEFSLSEQQARQFSDWLLETVLPADVIRLALIDFLTDRNIQVIDEGFREKTSGTYWVVANLFGLRNALARLRTFCLDEKDLANTRIKELLLSLEMRNRLKNWLQSISLQNLPISTVRQLRKTTRDTVRIYIQESGEQFLQDFGQTIDWNQIANLIINRLQSSGSMTTSLGVISQELALILERYLEEDLEKLVAQIIPILNIDQVIRDRVNATSPADLENAIQGIVKQELQGIVNLGGILGLLVGLMQTIILIAQNPG; encoded by the coding sequence TTGAATCTCCCTACTCTTTGGACATGGCTCTTACCGCCGATCGCGGGGGCAATTATTGGCTATTTTACGAACGATGTAGCCATAAAAATGCTATTTCGTCCCTACAAAGCGATTTATATCGGTAAGCGTCCTCTTCCCTTCACCCCGGGGCTAATTCCTCGCAATCAAGATCGATTAGCTGTCCGGGTATCGGATACGATCATGGGTTCCCTGTTAACTCCCGAGGAACTACAAAAACTGGCTAAACGACTTCTCGACACCGAAAGGGTACAGGGGGCGATACTCTGGCTATTACAATTAGCTTTAAAACAAATAAAAGGCGATCGGCAAGCAAAAACCGCCCAGATTTTGGCGGCGATTCTTCACGATTTATTCGGGGAATCTTTAGCGAGATTACTAAAAGTTTTAGCCCGACGACAGGACTTTTTAGAAAAACAGATCAATCAAATTTTTGATCGCCTAGTCTTGGAATTTTCTCTCAGTGAACAACAGGCGCGACAATTCTCCGATTGGCTATTAGAAACTGTCTTACCTGCTGATGTTATCCGTCTAGCTTTAATCGATTTTTTAACCGATCGCAATATTCAAGTTATCGATGAAGGATTTCGGGAGAAAACCAGTGGAACCTATTGGGTAGTAGCCAATTTATTTGGTTTACGCAATGCCCTCGCTCGCTTACGCACTTTTTGCCTTGATGAAAAGGATTTAGCTAATACCAGAATCAAAGAATTATTACTATCTTTAGAGATGCGTAATCGTCTGAAAAACTGGTTACAAAGTATCTCTTTGCAAAATTTACCTATCTCCACCGTCAGACAATTGCGTAAAACTACCCGGGATACGGTGCGAATTTATATTCAAGAAAGTGGCGAACAATTTCTGCAAGATTTTGGACAAACGATCGACTGGAATCAAATCGCTAATTTAATTATTAATCGTCTGCAATCTTCGGGGTCAATGACTACATCATTAGGAGTAATTAGTCAAGAGTTAGCGTTAATTTTAGAGCGTTATCTAGAGGAAGATTTAGAGAAATTAGTCGCCCAAATTATCCCGATTCTCAACATCGATCAGGTGATCCGCGATCGGGTGAATGCCACTTCCCCGGCCGATCTGGAAAATGCCATCCAAGGAATTGTTAAACAGGAATTACAGGGAATTGTTAATCTTGGTGGTATTCTCGGTCTTCTAGTTGGACTAATGCAAACAATTATTTTAATTGCACAAAATCCGGGGTAA
- a CDS encoding LmeA family phospholipid-binding protein — translation MWVNTQSEIISKVLPPAVRLFLRSQVEQIEDLEMQLQGHDRQILRGYIPGVFLAVGKAIYQGLHLGKAQLRGENIRLNIGQVLRGKPLKILEPIRVSGEVEINEQDLNNSIASTILVNAFADLLIFSLENNGVVNARQIISQQRFNWKNVLLNQGYFSLLGHRETGAEVIFTADITLEDARTLGISPRQWQGLAPDLSIDLQPFTVDLGKDVEIKSFILDDQTLFCQGSFLILP, via the coding sequence ATGTGGGTTAATACTCAAAGTGAGATTATTAGTAAGGTTTTGCCGCCAGCAGTACGTCTGTTCTTGCGATCGCAAGTAGAACAGATAGAAGATTTAGAAATGCAGCTGCAAGGTCATGATCGGCAAATTTTGCGCGGTTATATACCTGGGGTATTTTTAGCCGTAGGAAAAGCGATTTATCAAGGTTTACATCTAGGTAAAGCGCAATTAAGAGGGGAAAATATTCGTCTTAATATCGGGCAGGTTTTGCGAGGGAAACCCCTAAAAATTTTGGAACCTATTCGGGTTAGCGGTGAGGTGGAAATTAACGAGCAGGATTTAAATAATTCGATCGCCTCGACTATTTTAGTTAATGCTTTTGCCGATTTACTAATTTTTTCCCTAGAAAATAACGGAGTTGTTAACGCCAGACAAATTATCTCACAACAGCGTTTTAACTGGAAAAATGTTCTCTTAAATCAGGGTTATTTCTCTCTTCTGGGCCATAGAGAAACGGGTGCAGAAGTAATTTTTACTGCCGATATTACCCTAGAAGATGCTCGCACTTTAGGGATTAGTCCCCGACAATGGCAAGGTTTAGCCCCAGATTTATCTATTGATTTGCAACCTTTTACCGTCGATTTAGGCAAAGATGTGGAGATTAAATCTTTTATTCTCGACGATCAAACTCTTTTCTGTCAGGGAAGTTTTTTGATTTTACCTTAA
- a CDS encoding TPM domain-containing protein gives MLNRFCRGISIALVIGVISCLGWIICPNQALAVNNPELLPNETTPIVDLANYLPAKQEEALIQDIETFQGETGWKMRVLTQYDRSPGRAVINFWGLDDKSILLVADGRGGNLLSFSIGDAVYEFLPRTFWIELQARFGNMYFVRENGENNAIVQSLDTVKGCLVKGGCAVVPGLPREQWILTLITSIVGGLVFGFAGIPRKEGQVFAWQWVLIVSPLWFILFVAFGIGPVVTRTSELLPLFRNLIGFALGVLVAYLSPRFNSLNPSKT, from the coding sequence ATGCTCAATCGTTTTTGCCGAGGAATCTCGATCGCTCTTGTCATTGGTGTCATTAGCTGTCTGGGTTGGATTATCTGCCCAAATCAAGCTCTAGCGGTAAATAATCCCGAATTACTGCCCAATGAAACCACTCCGATCGTTGATTTAGCCAATTATCTACCCGCAAAACAGGAAGAGGCATTAATCCAAGATATCGAGACATTTCAAGGGGAAACCGGCTGGAAAATGCGAGTTTTAACCCAATATGACCGCAGCCCCGGCCGGGCAGTGATTAATTTCTGGGGATTAGATGATAAAAGTATTCTCCTAGTGGCCGATGGTCGGGGCGGTAATCTACTATCTTTTAGTATTGGTGATGCCGTCTATGAATTTTTACCCCGCACTTTTTGGATCGAATTACAGGCCCGTTTCGGTAATATGTATTTTGTCCGGGAAAATGGCGAAAATAACGCGATCGTACAATCTTTGGACACGGTAAAAGGCTGTTTAGTTAAAGGTGGTTGTGCGGTGGTCCCCGGTTTACCGAGGGAACAGTGGATTTTAACTTTAATTACCTCAATTGTCGGCGGTTTAGTCTTCGGTTTTGCCGGTATTCCCCGCAAAGAAGGACAGGTTTTCGCTTGGCAATGGGTTTTAATTGTCTCTCCCCTCTGGTTTATCCTCTTTGTTGCTTTTGGCATCGGACCGGTGGTTACTCGCACCAGTGAATTACTGCCCCTTTTCCGCAATTTAATCGGTTTTGCCCTTGGAGTTTTAGTCGCCTATCTTTCCCCTCGTTTTAATTCCCTCAACCCCTCAAAAACCTAA
- a CDS encoding leucine-rich repeat domain-containing protein, whose protein sequence is MTAQKVLELIQQAKDERAGKLALSGRNLTEIPPEIAQLTSLQSLGLNNNQIREIPEALAQLTSLQVLYLNNNQISEIPEALAHLVNLKRLFLENNPITNVPPEIRPPAKIGTDYVQ, encoded by the coding sequence ATGACAGCACAGAAAGTATTAGAGTTAATTCAACAGGCAAAGGACGAAAGAGCGGGGAAGTTGGCTCTGTCTGGCAGAAACTTAACAGAAATTCCCCCCGAAATCGCTCAACTCACCTCCCTGCAATCCCTCGGTCTCAACAATAACCAAATCAGGGAGATTCCAGAAGCGCTCGCTCAACTCACCTCCCTGCAAGTCCTCTATCTCAACAATAACCAAATCAGCGAGATTCCAGAAGCGCTCGCTCACCTAGTCAACCTGAAGCGATTATTCCTCGAAAATAACCCGATTACCAACGTTCCTCCGGAAATTAGACCTCCTGCAAAAATAGGAACTGATTATGTACAATAA
- a CDS encoding IS5 family transposase yields the protein MTYEKVKNLNPEEFKRFCGVYPETFKDMVKVLAAEKVLQKKSGRPSKLSLEDQILMTLEYLREYSTYFHLAINWEINETTALRITRKVENILIKSGLFNLPGKKTVHQVNSDLEVVVVDVAEHEIERSQKKQEDYYSGNQGYHTIKSQVLAAQKTGMIVCTAHGKGRIHDFNLWKNSQIGMDKNIECLADKGDQGIQKLHKNSRIPNKKKKNKELSLEEKEFNCQLSRERIVIEPIHRSLKRFRILSSRYRNRRRRFGLRFNLIAGIYNYELALGYNQVAE from the coding sequence ATGACTTACGAAAAAGTAAAAAATTTGAATCCAGAAGAGTTTAAACGCTTTTGTGGAGTATATCCTGAAACATTTAAGGATATGGTGAAGGTTTTGGCTGCCGAAAAAGTTCTGCAAAAAAAATCGGGAAGACCAAGTAAATTAAGTCTAGAAGACCAAATCTTGATGACCTTAGAGTATTTACGGGAATATAGTACTTATTTCCATCTCGCAATTAATTGGGAGATTAATGAGACAACAGCCCTACGAATCACTAGAAAGGTAGAAAATATTCTGATAAAATCTGGATTGTTTAATCTGCCGGGGAAAAAGACAGTTCACCAGGTCAATAGTGACCTAGAGGTAGTGGTAGTAGATGTAGCAGAGCATGAGATAGAAAGATCTCAAAAAAAGCAGGAAGATTACTATAGCGGGAACCAAGGCTATCATACAATAAAATCGCAAGTTCTTGCGGCTCAAAAAACAGGAATGATAGTCTGTACCGCTCATGGGAAGGGAAGAATACATGACTTTAATCTTTGGAAAAATAGTCAAATTGGGATGGATAAAAATATTGAATGTTTAGCAGATAAGGGCGATCAAGGAATTCAAAAGCTGCACAAAAATAGTAGAATTCCTAACAAAAAAAAGAAAAATAAAGAATTAAGTTTAGAAGAAAAAGAATTTAATTGCCAGTTATCAAGAGAAAGAATTGTTATCGAACCTATTCACAGAAGTCTGAAGAGATTTAGAATTTTATCATCAAGATACAGGAATCGGAGACGACGTTTTGGTCTGAGATTTAATTTAATCGCTGGCATTTACAACTACGAACTTGCTTTAGGCTATAATCAAGTAGCTGAATAA
- a CDS encoding RtcB family protein: MAYETLDLSISTPILSWAGHELGPQETQMAKNVASLPFIYKHISLMPDVHLGKGALVGSVIATKDAVIPAAVGVDIGCGMAALKMPFTGEQLQGKLKKIRLDVEANIPVGFAENKEVDREVTKWPKWAEFKQIHRGVQNLEKKALKQMGSLGGGNHFIEICLDTDNEVWLMLHSGSRGIGNQLAQCHISTAKELAKLAECKLPDLDLAYFVAGTEEFTAYWHDLQWAQEYARYNREIMMARFKRIVEKHLAGGKPTKPLLVVNCHHNYAEKEIHFGEEVYVTRKGAVRARETDYGIIPGSMGAQSYIVKGKGEHNSFCSCSHGAGRLMSRNLAKKTFTLDDLIAQTEGVECRKDEGVIDEIPGAYKPIQQVMNQQADLVEIVATLKQVLCVKG, translated from the coding sequence ATGGCTTACGAAACTCTGGATCTTTCCATATCGACACCAATTTTATCTTGGGCAGGGCATGAATTGGGACCCCAAGAAACCCAAATGGCCAAAAATGTCGCTTCCCTACCTTTTATTTATAAACACATTTCTTTAATGCCCGATGTTCACTTGGGTAAAGGTGCTTTAGTCGGTTCGGTGATTGCCACCAAAGACGCCGTAATTCCTGCCGCCGTCGGAGTCGATATCGGTTGCGGCATGGCTGCCCTAAAAATGCCTTTCACCGGTGAACAATTGCAGGGAAAACTCAAAAAAATTCGTCTCGATGTGGAAGCGAATATTCCCGTCGGTTTTGCTGAAAATAAAGAAGTGGATCGGGAAGTGACTAAATGGCCAAAATGGGCGGAATTTAAACAGATTCATCGAGGCGTGCAGAACCTAGAGAAAAAAGCCCTTAAACAAATGGGTTCTCTGGGGGGTGGTAATCACTTTATCGAAATTTGTTTAGATACAGACAATGAAGTTTGGTTAATGCTGCATTCCGGTTCTAGAGGTATTGGTAATCAACTGGCCCAATGTCATATTAGTACTGCTAAAGAGTTAGCCAAACTAGCAGAATGTAAATTACCTGACCTGGATCTGGCCTACTTTGTTGCTGGTACAGAAGAATTTACTGCCTACTGGCACGACCTCCAATGGGCGCAGGAATATGCCCGTTATAATCGGGAAATTATGATGGCTAGATTTAAGCGCATTGTTGAAAAACATCTAGCGGGAGGCAAACCAACTAAACCCCTCTTAGTAGTTAATTGTCATCACAATTACGCCGAAAAAGAAATTCATTTTGGCGAGGAGGTTTATGTCACCAGAAAAGGAGCCGTCCGCGCCCGAGAAACCGATTATGGTATCATCCCCGGTTCCATGGGAGCGCAATCTTATATTGTTAAAGGCAAAGGGGAACATAATAGCTTCTGTTCCTGTTCCCACGGGGCCGGGCGCTTGATGTCGAGAAATCTGGCTAAAAAAACCTTTACTCTTGATGATTTAATCGCCCAAACCGAAGGGGTTGAATGCCGCAAAGATGAGGGCGTTATTGATGAGATTCCGGGGGCTTATAAACCGATCCAACAGGTAATGAATCAACAGGCTGATCTAGTGGAAATTGTCGCCACTCTCAAGCAGGTGCTGTGTGTCAAAGGTTAA
- a CDS encoding 4Fe-4S single cluster domain-containing protein, whose translation MSLTIAAELAQIPAHHLNIMGYVDESAVNGPGCRAVVWVQGCSRECRGCFNQASWPFEINQLITVESLAAKILANPRNRGLTFSGGEPFWQAKALTELAKYVKEKGLNVMSFTGFTIEQLRSTKAPPHSQELLAQLDILVDGAYVESLAIHSPDSPVSSRNQRIHVLNPALEDQINWASDQVEIHILKDGTRIFTGFWGQIIS comes from the coding sequence ATGAGTCTGACTATTGCTGCCGAATTAGCGCAAATTCCCGCCCATCATCTCAATATCATGGGCTATGTGGATGAATCCGCCGTTAACGGACCCGGCTGTCGGGCGGTGGTCTGGGTACAGGGTTGTTCTCGCGAGTGTCGGGGCTGTTTTAATCAAGCTTCCTGGCCTTTCGAGATCAATCAATTAATTACTGTTGAGTCTCTAGCTGCCAAAATTTTGGCTAATCCCCGCAACAGGGGCTTAACTTTCTCCGGGGGTGAACCTTTTTGGCAAGCAAAAGCCTTGACAGAATTAGCTAAATATGTTAAAGAAAAAGGCTTAAATGTGATGTCCTTCACGGGATTTACGATCGAACAATTGCGCTCAACCAAAGCACCGCCCCACTCTCAAGAATTATTGGCCCAGTTAGATATTTTGGTGGATGGGGCCTATGTGGAATCCCTAGCTATTCATTCCCCCGATTCTCCCGTTTCTTCCAGGAATCAACGGATTCACGTCCTCAATCCCGCTTTGGAAGATCAGATTAATTGGGCATCGGATCAAGTGGAAATTCATATTCTCAAAGACGGAACCCGAATTTTTACGGGATTTTGGGGACAGATTATTTCTTGA